The following coding sequences lie in one bacterium genomic window:
- a CDS encoding A/G-specific adenine glycosylase — translation METAFDLLRMPDDPAFAARLDDWFAGVRRDLPWRDGDDLYGIWISEIMLQQTTVQAVVPYWIRFMERFPSVAALAAAPESDVLAAWAGLGYYSRARNLHAAARCIVGERRGVWPANRDEWSALPGVGPYASGAIASLGLGERVPALDANARRVLARWAVTDPDAWAACGEAERRRAVDDLGTALVPAAAPGPWNEALMELGALVCRARDARCRECPVAGSCRAGRGGWADRVPPPRPPRRPEEVGLALLVVRWRDRVFLEPPSAGAWPSSAPGRRSVRDDFSGLHRGLWGLPTTAWWSGPDVPAVPWGSVADRLDLPDAMGPAGGGWETLGTVRHGITRYRLQATVLGCELPARAELPARLRGDSSRWRASRPGAPGCFAAPADGLPPLSRLAEKALHFQQHSDV, via the coding sequence ATGGAGACGGCCTTCGACCTGCTGCGCATGCCCGACGACCCCGCCTTCGCCGCCCGTCTCGACGACTGGTTCGCCGGGGTCCGGCGCGACCTGCCGTGGCGCGACGGCGACGACCTGTACGGCATCTGGATCAGCGAGATCATGCTGCAGCAGACGACCGTGCAGGCCGTGGTGCCGTACTGGATCCGCTTCATGGAGCGCTTCCCGTCGGTGGCCGCCCTGGCCGCCGCCCCCGAGTCCGACGTGCTCGCCGCCTGGGCGGGGCTGGGCTACTACTCCCGGGCCCGCAACCTGCACGCGGCGGCCCGCTGCATCGTCGGCGAGCGGAGGGGCGTCTGGCCGGCGAACCGCGACGAGTGGAGCGCCCTGCCGGGCGTCGGTCCCTACGCCAGCGGCGCCATCGCGAGCCTCGGCCTCGGCGAGCGCGTGCCGGCCCTCGACGCCAACGCGCGACGCGTCCTGGCCCGCTGGGCGGTGACCGACCCGGACGCCTGGGCGGCGTGTGGCGAGGCGGAACGTCGGCGCGCCGTCGACGATCTGGGGACGGCTCTCGTGCCGGCCGCCGCGCCCGGACCCTGGAACGAAGCCCTCATGGAACTCGGCGCCCTCGTCTGCCGGGCCCGCGACGCCCGCTGCCGCGAGTGCCCCGTGGCCGGATCGTGCCGGGCCGGCCGTGGCGGCTGGGCCGACCGGGTGCCGCCCCCGCGCCCGCCCCGTCGTCCCGAGGAGGTGGGGCTCGCGCTGCTCGTGGTGCGGTGGCGCGACCGCGTCTTTCTCGAGCCGCCGTCCGCCGGGGCCTGGCCGAGCAGCGCGCCCGGGCGGCGCTCCGTCCGCGACGATTTCTCCGGATTGCACCGGGGCCTCTGGGGTCTGCCCACGACGGCCTGGTGGTCCGGTCCGGACGTCCCCGCGGTCCCCTGGGGGTCCGTCGCCGACCGGCTCGATCTGCCGGACGCGATGGGCCCCGCCGGGGGCGGGTGGGAGACCCTCGGCACCGTCCGCCACGGCATCACACGGTACCGTCTGCAGGCCACCGTCCTCGGCTGCGAATTGCCCGCGCGGGCCGAGCTGCCGGCCCGCCTCCGCGGCGACAGCAGCCGCTGGCGGGCGTCGCGGCCGGGCGCCCCGGGCTGCTTCGCCGCTCCCGCCGACGGGTTGCCGCCGCTGTCGCGTCTCGCTGAAAAGGCCCTTCATTTTCAACAACATTCTGACGTTTGA
- a CDS encoding Rrf2 family transcriptional regulator, which translates to MLQITRQTEYAIRGLQELARRNDDAPVQLKVIAGSCEVSEAFLAKIFQMLGQAGIVKSHRGVKGGFSLGRPAEEITLRDVVEVCEGGIVLNHCLRKVNPCKDADTCAVAGVWREAQDALTGALDRTNLADVI; encoded by the coding sequence ATGCTGCAGATCACACGCCAGACGGAGTACGCAATCAGGGGCCTGCAGGAGTTGGCGCGGCGCAACGACGACGCGCCGGTGCAGCTGAAGGTCATCGCCGGTTCCTGCGAGGTGTCCGAAGCGTTCCTCGCGAAGATCTTCCAGATGCTGGGGCAGGCGGGCATCGTCAAGTCCCACCGGGGCGTCAAGGGGGGCTTCAGTCTGGGGCGTCCGGCCGAGGAGATCACCCTGCGCGATGTGGTCGAGGTGTGCGAGGGCGGCATCGTCCTGAACCACTGCCTGCGGAAGGTCAATCCCTGCAAGGACGCCGACACGTGCGCGGTGGCCGGTGTCTGGCGCGAAGCGCAGGATGCGCTCACCGGCGCCCTCGACCGCACCAACCTCGCCGACGTCATCTGA